The Thermococcus sp. region AGAGGGACGAATACAACCAGCTCAGAAGGCTCAAAATGTCTCCCGAGAAGATACAGGAGAGGATTGAGAAGCTCGAATGGGAGCTCCAGACAAATCCAAACATCACCCCCGAGAGGGAGAAGCAGATAGTTGACCAGATACAGGTTTTAGCGACAGAACTTGAGATAATCCAGCAGGCGGACAGGTTCCACAAGAAGCTCGTGGAGACGAGGAAGAAGGTTGACCAGCTCAAGAAGGCCAGGAAGGCGATAAGCCTTGAGATACAGAAGTTAGCGAACCAGAGCCAGCAGTACCACGAGCAGATGATTCAGGCCTTCAACAAAGCAGATGAGGTCAAGAAGGAGGCCGACGAGTACCACCAGAAGGTCGTCGAGCTCCGCGAAAAGGTTAGGGAAGTGAGGAGAGAGCTTAGGGAAATCGAGAGAAAGATTAGGGAGTACGACGAGAAGCACAAGGAGCTGATAGCTTACCGCCTCGTTGCCAAGATGCGCGCCAAGAAGGATGCGAGCTTCGAGAGAGCCGTTGAGGCCCTTGAGAAGTTCAAGAGGGGGGAGAAGCTCACCCTCGATGAGCTACTACTCCTCCAGCGCTACAACCTCGTGTGATGCCCATGGAAGTGCTCAAACACGAAGGTCCCGGAAGACTTGGGTTAGTTCGCCTGGGA contains the following coding sequences:
- a CDS encoding coiled-coil protein, translated to MPTVKVDPEEIKRIKRELEALEKERNEVRAKLDELEKELQIWIQKRDEKNKEVKQLRQKGREYKAKRDEINQKIKELKKNREEINAKLDLLYQEILEYRTKRDEYNQLRRLKMSPEKIQERIEKLEWELQTNPNITPEREKQIVDQIQVLATELEIIQQADRFHKKLVETRKKVDQLKKARKAISLEIQKLANQSQQYHEQMIQAFNKADEVKKEADEYHQKVVELREKVREVRRELREIERKIREYDEKHKELIAYRLVAKMRAKKDASFERAVEALEKFKRGEKLTLDELLLLQRYNLV